In a genomic window of Gigantopelta aegis isolate Gae_Host chromosome 9, Gae_host_genome, whole genome shotgun sequence:
- the LOC121381199 gene encoding vacuolar-sorting protein SNF8-like yields the protein MHRRAHGVAAIKKKSLAEARYKDKGTELAQDQFAQMAQQMDTFKKNLEDFATKHKDDIRKDPEFRIQFQEMCASIGVDPLASSKGFWAEMLGVGDFYYELGVQIIEVCLATSHQNGGLIGIEELRKRVEKSRGRHSQDISIDDLMRAIKKLKILGNGFTVIPVGPTFLIQSVPGELTMDHTSVLQQAQATGFVSQNILMKELKWEEERTKRALEFMVKEGLAWVDDHPGQERQYWFPSFFPECTVT from the exons ATGCATAGAAGGGCCCACGGAGTTGCTgctattaaaaagaaaagcctAGCTGAG GCTAGATATAAAGATAAAGGAACAGAACTAGCACAAGATCAGTTTGCTCAG ATGGCACAGCAGATGGACACATTTAAGAAAAATCTCGAAGATTTTGCCACCAAACATAAAGATGATATTCGGAAGGACCCAGAATTCCGAATCCAGTTTCAGGAAATGTGTGCTTCAATCGGGGTTGACCCGTTGGCAT caAGCAAGGGTTTCTGGGCTGAAATGCTTGGTGTAGGAGACTTCTATTACGAACTAGGTGTCCAGATTATTGAAGTTTGTCTCGCTACAAGCCATCAAAATGGAG GTTTAATAGGAATTGAAGAGTTAAGGAAGAGGGTGGAAAAATCCCGAGGTCGACATTCACAGGACATCAGCAT TGATGATCTTATGCGAGCAATAAAGAAACTGAAGATTCTTGGCAATGGTTTCACTGTGATCCCGGTGGGCCCCACATTTCTGATCCAATCTGTACCAGGGGAGTTGACCATGGATCACACCAGTGTTTTACAGCAAGCTCAG gcAACTGGTTTTGTaagtcaaaatattttaatgaaagaaCTCAAGTGGGAAGAGGAAAGAACAAAGCGAGCTCTA GAATTCATGGTCAAAGAAGGCCTTGCATGGGTGGATgaccatccaggacaggaaagacaATATTGGTTTCCTAGTTTTTTCCCCGAATGCACAGTGACATGA